From Cytobacillus sp. IB215665, a single genomic window includes:
- a CDS encoding ATP-grasp domain-containing protein, with protein MNKILKGTDIENTPHILFVGGWTKPIQDALDRGYSVSYIGSYTKHIYFDGTILEKCFYKKEIDTTNIPVCVYYAEELYTENQFDMVVSFNETALDTASIIAKIFDVKGASFNANMITRNKDMMREILAGKDFSIDSIVCNNIKDIDEFLSKKDSIIIKPLIGVGGKEVSKLDIGDDVEVFIKDNGIQLPTLVEEYVEGDVVYTVEAVSYNKKHSILAISAEIFKEDTFLINYTIMPAPIDEFQKKLIIEKVMLFLDDMQLEDGITHTEVKIDKQNNPIIIESQVRIGGGNIWRMVELTTGISQFGYYYDALATKTIDEYRCVPSKCQAMSLSLIPKPGCLKEIKYKGLANISEVVLIDLLVKEGDTIPAIVDSTQRKGYILFVANDIKHMYEVANKICDNITFVYQDLSEWKPSFKKIFKRNVTHDWSLSHEKGQVKPQLSIN; from the coding sequence ATGAATAAGATATTAAAAGGAACTGACATAGAAAATACACCACACATTTTATTTGTAGGGGGATGGACAAAGCCTATACAAGATGCTTTAGACAGGGGGTATAGTGTTTCGTATATAGGGTCTTACACTAAACACATATATTTCGATGGAACGATCTTAGAAAAGTGTTTCTATAAAAAAGAAATAGACACAACAAACATACCAGTATGTGTATACTATGCTGAAGAATTGTACACAGAGAATCAGTTTGATATGGTCGTATCTTTCAACGAAACGGCCTTAGATACAGCTTCTATAATTGCAAAGATTTTTGATGTTAAAGGAGCTTCTTTTAACGCTAATATGATAACCCGTAATAAAGACATGATGCGTGAAATTCTAGCAGGCAAGGACTTTTCGATAGATTCAATAGTTTGCAACAATATAAAAGATATTGATGAATTTTTGAGCAAAAAAGATAGTATTATAATAAAGCCCCTGATTGGTGTAGGTGGTAAAGAGGTATCTAAGCTAGACATAGGAGATGACGTAGAGGTATTTATTAAAGATAACGGTATTCAGCTACCTACTTTAGTGGAAGAGTACGTTGAAGGTGACGTGGTTTATACGGTCGAAGCCGTTTCTTATAACAAAAAACATTCTATACTAGCTATATCGGCTGAAATATTTAAAGAAGATACGTTTTTAATAAACTATACTATTATGCCGGCACCTATAGATGAATTTCAAAAAAAATTAATCATTGAGAAAGTAATGCTATTTTTGGACGACATGCAGCTGGAAGACGGCATTACTCATACAGAGGTAAAGATAGACAAACAAAATAACCCAATAATCATAGAGTCTCAAGTCAGAATAGGTGGAGGAAACATTTGGAGAATGGTAGAATTAACAACCGGGATATCTCAATTTGGATACTATTATGATGCGTTAGCAACTAAAACTATCGATGAATATAGATGTGTACCTTCTAAATGTCAAGCTATGTCTTTAAGTTTGATTCCAAAACCAGGTTGCTTAAAAGAAATTAAGTATAAAGGGTTAGCTAACATATCTGAGGTCGTATTAATTGATCTATTAGTAAAAGAGGGCGACACTATACCAGCTATTGTAGACAGTACTCAGCGTAAAGGATATATATTATTTGTGGCTAATGATATAAAACATATGTACGAAGTTGCAAACAAAATATGTGACAATATAACGTTTGTTTATCAGGATTTATCAGAATGGAAACCTTCTTTTAAAAAAATATTTAAAAGGAATGTGACACATGACTGGTCTTTATCACATGAAAAAGGACAAGTTAAACCACAACTGTCGATTAACTAA